One Myxococcota bacterium genomic region harbors:
- a CDS encoding DUF3592 domain-containing protein yields the protein MSRLRLRMGKRKASNEPMGFGAKLVGTLFFGFFFAMGAVFTWLLGQELLKSADTYQWQERRCEILHSEVSRDGGEDPYVPVVRYRTLDAGPELQGQQLRRDDPTFGDYGSAANQLAPYPAGATVACFASSEGDLVLQRGPLWMAAFLLLPLIFVAIGGIGIVAMWRRDATDAQGRPLPEDLGRHAKKTGTGRGLIGMGVLFAAVGALAGWFLAFQPLLQILDAQRWNAHRCIVEHSSVRSHSSDDGTTYSVDILYRWDRGRGEERSSRHGFFGGSSSGIEGKREIVRAHPVGAEVDCWIHPERSNEAVLERGLTAHAWLAVIPLVFFGVGALLIHQGRRRLAKAESLGMLSGTAPSETRDAHDAVLPEHDPRSGSAPLAPESSRGMRLAGIVFAALFWNGIMSFFVYQAWQEYARGRTDWFLILFLVPFVLVGIGLVFGIGYGILALRNPKPELVASQPTPRLGDALDLQWRFHGNAQRLQQVRIVLRGEERATYTVGTNTHTATETFMERVLADLPAPACGMGGHVRVEIPATSMHSFEAEHNAVVWSLAVEGDIRRWPDVSEKYPIVVLPRRAEG from the coding sequence GTGTCGCGACTGCGCCTACGGATGGGGAAGAGGAAGGCCAGCAACGAGCCCATGGGGTTCGGTGCGAAGCTCGTCGGAACCCTCTTCTTCGGCTTCTTCTTCGCGATGGGAGCGGTGTTCACCTGGCTCCTCGGCCAGGAGCTCCTGAAGAGCGCCGACACCTACCAGTGGCAAGAGCGTCGCTGCGAGATCCTTCACAGCGAAGTGTCACGGGATGGGGGCGAAGACCCCTACGTGCCGGTCGTGCGCTACCGCACCCTCGACGCGGGACCGGAGCTCCAGGGCCAGCAGCTGCGTCGCGACGACCCGACCTTCGGCGACTACGGAAGCGCGGCGAACCAGCTCGCTCCCTATCCGGCGGGTGCCACAGTGGCGTGCTTCGCTTCGAGCGAAGGCGATCTGGTGCTCCAGCGCGGCCCGCTCTGGATGGCGGCCTTCCTCCTGCTGCCGCTGATCTTCGTGGCGATCGGGGGGATCGGCATCGTGGCCATGTGGCGTCGCGACGCCACCGACGCCCAGGGACGCCCGCTCCCCGAGGACCTGGGACGGCACGCGAAGAAGACCGGAACCGGCCGCGGGCTCATCGGGATGGGTGTTCTCTTCGCGGCGGTGGGGGCCCTCGCCGGCTGGTTCCTCGCCTTCCAGCCCCTCCTGCAGATCCTCGACGCCCAGCGCTGGAACGCCCACCGTTGCATCGTCGAGCACAGCTCGGTCCGGTCGCATTCGAGTGACGACGGCACCACCTACAGCGTCGACATCCTGTATCGCTGGGACCGCGGTCGCGGCGAGGAGCGCTCGAGCCGCCACGGCTTCTTCGGCGGATCCAGCTCGGGCATCGAGGGCAAGCGCGAGATCGTTCGCGCGCATCCGGTCGGCGCAGAAGTCGACTGCTGGATCCACCCCGAGCGATCGAACGAAGCCGTGCTCGAACGCGGGCTGACGGCGCACGCCTGGCTCGCCGTGATCCCGCTGGTGTTCTTCGGGGTCGGGGCGCTGCTCATCCACCAGGGGCGAAGGCGACTGGCAAAGGCGGAGTCGCTCGGGATGCTCTCGGGAACGGCTCCCTCGGAAACGCGCGACGCCCACGACGCGGTGCTCCCCGAGCACGATCCGCGCTCCGGCTCGGCACCGCTCGCGCCCGAGTCGTCGCGCGGCATGCGCCTCGCCGGGATCGTCTTCGCCGCCCTGTTCTGGAACGGCATCATGAGCTTCTTCGTGTACCAGGCGTGGCAGGAGTACGCGCGGGGCCGCACCGACTGGTTCTTGATCCTGTTCCTCGTTCCCTTCGTGTTGGTCGGGATCGGCCTCGTCTTCGGCATCGGCTACGGCATCCTCGCGCTCCGAAACCCGAAGCCCGAGCTCGTCGCGAGCCAGCCGACGCCGCGACTCGGGGACGCCCTCGATCTCCAGTGGCGCTTCCACGGGAACGCACAGCGACTGCAGCAGGTGCGCATCGTGCTCCGCGGCGAAGAGCGCGCCACCTACACCGTCGGCACCAACACCCACACCGCCACCGAGACCTTCATGGAGCGTGTCCTGGCCGACCTCCCGGCGCCTGCGTGCGGGATGGGCGGGCACGTCCGCGTCGAGATCCCGGCCACGTCGATGCACAGCTTCGAAGCCGAACACAATGCGGTCGTCTGGTCGCTGGCGGTCGAGGGAGACATCCGGCGCTGGCCCGACGTGTCCGAGAAGTACCCGATCGTCGTGCTGCCACGGCGCGCAGAGGGGTGA
- a CDS encoding MFS transporter → MNAPAPHTEKAAAGVRGFLGWRVVFIAFLAQLLSNTVTLSSFGVFLEPLTETFDKSVGELSRAMSIVFVVMGLSGPILGQFLDRGYARVIMPLGAAVAGGGLILMSRVEAFWLFGLLYCSVVAIGAAGFGPIPSSSLVANWFVRKRGLALGIAVAGATIAGAVGPELAAYWIENQGWRAAIFYFGLLALGLGVPAFAFGAIGRPELVGQLPDGEPVPDATDGEAVTGEAIPETSELARDPRLWMLAVGFGLIFTSPIVMTLVGIPFGRELGFSAQEAARFFTAMVPFSLFGKIAFGALADRIPPHAAIWGLVLTNLAVWALLYLEPSYPLFVATGALYGLGIGAAMPLFGVILGRCFGRLAFGRAQGLGGLATLPLVAAAPAIAGALYDATGTYRTAFLMQLALLFFGGVLLSFVRIPGDEPAETPAPAPA, encoded by the coding sequence ATGAACGCCCCGGCCCCCCATACCGAGAAGGCTGCCGCTGGTGTGCGGGGATTCCTCGGCTGGCGCGTCGTCTTCATCGCGTTCCTGGCGCAGCTGCTCTCGAACACGGTGACGCTGTCGAGCTTCGGCGTCTTCCTCGAACCCCTGACCGAGACCTTCGACAAGTCGGTGGGCGAGCTCAGCCGGGCGATGTCGATCGTGTTCGTGGTGATGGGACTCTCGGGTCCGATCCTCGGCCAGTTCCTCGACCGGGGATACGCCCGCGTCATCATGCCCCTGGGCGCAGCGGTCGCGGGTGGTGGCCTGATCCTGATGAGCCGCGTCGAAGCCTTCTGGCTGTTCGGGTTGCTCTATTGCAGCGTCGTGGCGATCGGCGCAGCCGGCTTCGGACCCATCCCCTCTTCGTCCCTCGTCGCCAACTGGTTCGTGCGTAAGCGCGGGTTGGCCCTCGGCATCGCGGTCGCCGGAGCCACGATCGCCGGGGCCGTCGGGCCCGAGCTGGCTGCCTACTGGATCGAGAACCAGGGTTGGCGCGCCGCCATCTTCTACTTCGGGCTGCTGGCACTTGGGTTGGGCGTGCCGGCCTTCGCCTTCGGCGCGATCGGACGCCCCGAGCTGGTGGGCCAGTTGCCCGATGGCGAACCCGTCCCCGATGCGACGGACGGCGAAGCCGTCACCGGAGAAGCCATTCCCGAGACCTCCGAGCTGGCCCGCGACCCGCGGCTCTGGATGCTCGCCGTCGGCTTCGGGTTGATCTTCACCTCGCCGATCGTGATGACCCTGGTCGGGATCCCCTTTGGACGCGAGCTCGGGTTCTCGGCCCAGGAAGCGGCCCGCTTCTTCACCGCGATGGTGCCGTTCTCCCTGTTCGGGAAGATCGCCTTCGGCGCCCTGGCCGATCGCATTCCGCCTCATGCGGCCATCTGGGGGCTGGTGCTGACCAACCTCGCCGTGTGGGCGCTCCTCTACCTCGAACCCAGCTACCCGCTGTTCGTCGCGACCGGCGCCCTCTACGGGTTGGGCATCGGCGCCGCCATGCCGCTCTTCGGGGTGATCCTCGGTCGCTGCTTCGGTCGCCTCGCCTTCGGACGCGCCCAGGGCCTCGGGGGCCTGGCCACCCTGCCGCTGGTCGCCGCCGCGCCCGCGATCGCGGGAGCCCTCTACGACGCCACCGGCACCTATCGCACCGCCTTCCTGATGCAGCTGGCGCTACTGTTCTTCGGGGGGGTGTTGCTGTCGTTCGTGCGGATCCCGGGCGACGAGCCCGCGGAGACGCCAGCGCCGGCCCCCGCATAG
- a CDS encoding LamG domain-containing protein, whose protein sequence is MFPPTSHLLCAFVAALCLGSSAQAVTLGYWRMETDLEPSAEGLRVPNEVLGGNDLLSSSAFVDSNLPTTSVPQTGTPNNGSLGGTRQGGSAGINGSVVAYAALNSPSLTVEFWGRTVENDADLFLRTTGNNGLRIGNPSSLDVVFWVDDGAGGASPLQMLNLFDMDANWHHFAFMYDAGTGLGQFFVDGGEVGRVQGAAGRALYWDPSAPVEIGVRMDYAAAFNGTIDEVRIDGDALGASSLLLAPEPKTVLLMGAGLGALAWVGRKRRRPSTPCTESERAAASLA, encoded by the coding sequence GTGTTTCCCCCCACCTCTCACCTCCTCTGCGCATTCGTCGCCGCCCTGTGCCTGGGATCGTCGGCCCAGGCCGTGACCCTCGGCTACTGGCGCATGGAGACGGACCTCGAGCCGAGCGCGGAAGGGCTGCGGGTGCCGAACGAAGTGCTGGGCGGGAACGATCTGCTCTCGAGCAGCGCCTTCGTGGACTCGAACCTCCCGACGACCTCGGTTCCCCAGACGGGCACGCCGAACAACGGCAGCCTCGGTGGCACGCGCCAGGGCGGCTCTGCGGGTATCAATGGCTCGGTGGTCGCCTACGCGGCGCTGAACAGCCCGAGCCTCACCGTCGAGTTCTGGGGCCGAACCGTCGAGAACGACGCCGACCTCTTCCTGCGCACCACCGGAAACAATGGCCTCCGCATCGGAAATCCGAGCTCGCTCGACGTCGTGTTCTGGGTCGACGACGGTGCCGGCGGCGCGAGTCCGCTGCAGATGCTCAACCTCTTCGACATGGACGCCAACTGGCATCACTTCGCGTTCATGTACGACGCCGGCACCGGCCTCGGCCAGTTCTTCGTGGACGGCGGCGAGGTGGGCCGCGTCCAGGGCGCGGCGGGTCGAGCGCTCTACTGGGACCCGAGTGCACCCGTCGAGATCGGCGTCCGCATGGACTACGCCGCCGCCTTCAACGGGACGATCGACGAGGTCCGGATCGACGGAGATGCGCTCGGAGCGAGTTCGCTCCTACTCGCGCCGGAGCCGAAGACGGTGCTCTTGATGGGTGCAGGTTTGGGCGCGTTGGCGTGGGTCGGACGCAAACGCCGCCGCCCGTCCACTCCCTGCACCGAAAGCGAACGGGCGGCGGCTTCTCTCGCCTAG
- a CDS encoding PA14 domain-containing protein → MLCSCRDVPIFLGTCAWLAGLLAVVLPVPAAAQYLAELYDDITLTTKVAERSHAVIDFDWGTGEIDPAVGSDNASIRWTGNLQASYDETYTFYATTDDGVRLWVDGVLVIDDWTVHPAQEFSANVALSAGQIVPVVMEFYEQAGHAVARLEWASPSQARTTPAALPIDPPGFDALVPVDPFFNGVFPSTTPGPGGIEAQAVSANLGVGLILTLTRGDGVMYAGSRNGEIVEIVPGSTSETGTLFLDITDRVWTGQDSGLLGMAFHPDYDDPVSANRNYLYLYYVHSDGSDEFIRLSRFERPDGQSTASPGSELILLQQKLGPTLHRGGGLLFGNDGYLYLSIGDLGWPNESQEIDDLFVGGVLRIDVDQGASSHPIPRQPDPADPSTFTQNYTIPDDNPFVGVTGVLEEYYSLGSRNPHRMTIDPETGVIVIGNVGSNMASSVEELNVLVAGANYGWPFREGYADIGTPPASPIGVVTDPVLTYPRAEGACIIGGHVYRGSSIPSLQGRYIFGDCTNNNVWAAQDASGNGPKQLITTAPAQLVTFGRDDAGEVYLGTASSVLYRLAPSTIVPEPPALLSQTGVFSDLTSLTIDPAFIPYEVINPLWSDGSLKRRWFAVPNGNGNNDRIQYSETSEWGFPSGSVFVKHFEIPVAGAPARRVETRVLAQGTDGQLWGVTYRWRPDGLEADLLSDGMEEMIEGQLWQYPSRTECNLCHNPVAGGVLGLRTSQQNAELFYPSTGRTAHQLETFDHVGLLVPGLGGATPDDLPALSALDDLTAFTQQRVRSYLQSNCAQCHRPGGQGRGDFDTRYETPFAQQDLLNTDVAEDLGVTGAKVVVPGDVLLSALFHRDALLGTSQMPPLAKNVVDFAWLAVLRDWIGVVNEPPVAPLSGDYYDGRNFDTFVFQRDDVVIDFDWGGGTPDASVGNDEFSIRWTGTLIPEFSETYTFTATSDDGVRVFVDGTLVVDDWSVHAAREASGTIALVAGQAVPFVVEYYEAGGRAVIQVDWESASLPRTPVTASLPNTAPSATPQAINVASGVPLAIALGGSDAEQSTLDVAIVDPPSAGTLIGTGPVLFYTSAPGYTGSDSFTFKTSDGALESAPATVALTVPEPTGPWALFAGALLVLGLRARRGRRR, encoded by the coding sequence ATGCTCTGCTCCTGCCGTGACGTCCCGATTTTCCTGGGCACCTGCGCATGGCTCGCCGGACTGCTTGCCGTCGTGTTGCCGGTTCCCGCCGCGGCCCAGTACCTCGCCGAGCTCTACGACGACATCACGCTCACGACGAAGGTCGCCGAGCGCAGTCACGCCGTGATCGACTTCGATTGGGGCACCGGCGAGATCGATCCCGCGGTCGGCAGCGACAACGCGTCGATCCGCTGGACCGGCAACCTCCAGGCGAGCTACGACGAGACCTACACCTTCTACGCCACCACCGACGACGGCGTGCGGCTGTGGGTGGATGGTGTCCTGGTGATCGACGACTGGACGGTCCACCCGGCCCAGGAGTTCAGCGCGAACGTCGCGCTCTCGGCCGGCCAGATCGTGCCCGTCGTCATGGAGTTCTACGAGCAGGCCGGACACGCGGTGGCCCGGCTCGAATGGGCGTCGCCCAGCCAGGCGCGGACGACCCCGGCCGCGTTGCCGATCGATCCGCCCGGCTTCGACGCCCTCGTGCCGGTGGACCCGTTCTTCAATGGGGTCTTCCCGAGCACCACGCCCGGGCCCGGCGGCATCGAAGCCCAGGCGGTCTCCGCGAACCTCGGCGTCGGCTTGATCCTGACCCTCACCCGTGGCGACGGCGTGATGTACGCGGGCAGCCGCAACGGCGAGATCGTCGAGATCGTGCCGGGATCGACGAGTGAGACGGGGACGCTCTTTCTCGACATCACCGACCGCGTCTGGACCGGCCAGGACTCGGGGCTGCTGGGGATGGCGTTCCACCCCGACTACGACGATCCGGTCTCGGCGAACCGCAACTACCTCTACCTCTACTACGTCCACTCCGACGGATCCGACGAGTTCATCCGACTCTCGCGCTTCGAGCGTCCCGACGGTCAGAGCACCGCCAGCCCCGGCTCCGAGCTGATCCTGCTCCAACAGAAGCTCGGCCCGACGTTGCACCGCGGCGGCGGCCTGCTCTTCGGCAACGATGGCTACCTCTACCTGTCGATCGGCGACCTCGGCTGGCCGAACGAATCCCAGGAGATCGACGATCTCTTCGTCGGCGGGGTGCTGCGCATCGACGTCGATCAGGGTGCTTCGAGCCACCCGATCCCCCGGCAGCCCGACCCGGCGGATCCGAGCACGTTCACCCAGAACTACACCATCCCCGACGACAACCCGTTCGTGGGTGTCACCGGCGTGCTCGAGGAGTACTACAGCCTCGGGTCGCGCAATCCGCACCGCATGACGATCGACCCGGAGACCGGCGTGATCGTGATCGGGAACGTCGGCTCGAACATGGCCAGCAGCGTCGAGGAGCTGAACGTCCTGGTCGCTGGCGCCAACTACGGGTGGCCCTTCCGCGAAGGCTACGCGGACATCGGTACGCCGCCGGCGAGCCCGATCGGGGTCGTCACGGATCCCGTCCTGACCTACCCGCGGGCGGAGGGCGCCTGCATCATCGGGGGGCACGTCTACCGCGGCAGCAGCATTCCATCGCTGCAGGGCCGCTACATCTTCGGCGACTGCACCAACAACAACGTGTGGGCGGCCCAGGATGCCTCGGGCAACGGACCGAAGCAGCTGATCACCACCGCGCCCGCCCAGCTCGTGACCTTCGGGCGCGACGACGCCGGCGAGGTCTATCTGGGCACGGCGTCGTCGGTGCTCTACCGGCTCGCCCCGAGCACCATCGTGCCCGAGCCCCCGGCGCTGCTTTCGCAGACGGGGGTGTTCAGCGATCTGACGAGCCTCACGATCGACCCCGCCTTCATCCCCTACGAGGTCATCAACCCGCTCTGGTCCGACGGATCCCTGAAGCGGCGCTGGTTCGCGGTCCCCAACGGAAACGGGAACAACGATCGCATCCAGTACTCGGAGACCTCCGAGTGGGGCTTCCCCTCCGGCTCGGTCTTCGTGAAACACTTCGAGATCCCGGTCGCGGGTGCGCCGGCACGCCGGGTCGAAACGCGCGTGCTCGCGCAGGGAACCGACGGCCAGCTCTGGGGCGTGACCTATCGCTGGCGGCCAGATGGTCTCGAAGCCGATCTCCTCAGTGACGGGATGGAGGAGATGATCGAGGGGCAACTCTGGCAGTACCCCTCGCGCACCGAGTGCAACCTCTGCCACAACCCGGTCGCAGGCGGGGTGCTCGGGCTCCGCACCTCACAACAGAACGCCGAGCTCTTCTACCCGAGCACGGGACGTACCGCCCATCAGCTCGAAACCTTCGACCACGTGGGTCTGCTGGTGCCGGGGCTCGGCGGCGCGACCCCCGACGATCTGCCCGCGCTGTCGGCGCTCGATGACCTGACGGCGTTCACCCAGCAGCGGGTGCGTTCCTATCTGCAGTCGAACTGCGCCCAGTGCCACCGACCGGGAGGGCAGGGGCGCGGGGACTTCGACACGCGCTACGAGACGCCCTTTGCCCAGCAGGATCTGCTGAACACCGACGTCGCCGAGGACCTCGGCGTGACAGGGGCGAAGGTGGTGGTGCCGGGAGACGTCCTGCTCTCGGCGCTCTTCCACCGCGATGCGCTGCTGGGGACCTCCCAGATGCCGCCGCTGGCGAAGAACGTGGTCGACTTCGCGTGGCTGGCCGTCCTGCGCGACTGGATCGGCGTCGTCAACGAACCGCCGGTCGCTCCGCTCTCGGGCGACTACTACGACGGTCGTAACTTCGACACCTTCGTCTTCCAGCGGGACGATGTCGTGATCGACTTCGATTGGGGCGGCGGGACGCCCGACGCATCCGTCGGAAACGACGAGTTCTCGATCCGCTGGACCGGGACCCTGATCCCCGAGTTCAGCGAGACCTACACCTTCACGGCGACCTCCGACGACGGTGTTCGCGTCTTCGTGGACGGCACGTTGGTGGTCGACGACTGGTCGGTGCACGCGGCGCGCGAGGCCAGCGGCACGATCGCGCTCGTGGCGGGGCAGGCCGTGCCCTTCGTCGTGGAGTACTACGAAGCGGGTGGCCGGGCCGTGATCCAGGTCGATTGGGAATCGGCGAGTCTGCCGCGCACACCGGTGACGGCGAGCCTGCCCAACACGGCGCCGAGCGCGACGCCCCAGGCGATCAACGTGGCGTCCGGCGTGCCCCTCGCCATCGCCCTGGGTGGCAGCGATGCGGAACAGTCGACCCTCGACGTCGCCATCGTCGATCCGCCGAGCGCGGGCACCCTGATCGGAACCGGGCCCGTGCTCTTCTATACCTCGGCGCCCGGCTATACGGGCTCCGACAGCTTCACCTTCAAGACGAGCGATGGCGCGCTCGAGAGCGCACCCGCCACCGTGGCGTTGACCGTGCCCGAGCCGACTGGCCCCTGGGCGCTGTTCGCCGGGGCGCTGCTGGTCTTGGGGCTCCGGGCGCGACGCGGTCGGCGGCGCTAG
- a CDS encoding isocitrate/isopropylmalate family dehydrogenase, whose product MSRTCVLIPGDGIGPEVSDAAVRILEAADAGIDWETQRAGVAALEAGDDDVLPEATRAAIRRHGVALKGPCTTPIGGGFSSVNVALRRELDLYAAVRPVRNLPGVESRYDGVDLVIVRENTEGLYSGIENVITEGVVTSLKVATEKGCQRIARFSLDYARARDRRRVTAFHKANIMKKSDGLFLDCARAVFEGSEVEYDERIIDAGCMRLVQDPASFDVVLCENLYGDIVSDLCAGLVGGLGVTPGANFGDAAAVFEAVHGSAPDIAGQDLANPLALVMSAVMMLNHLSERDTEPRFRSVGTRIRDAYDAALRDGQKTRDIGGTLGTRAFADAVIERLAG is encoded by the coding sequence ATGAGTCGAACCTGTGTCCTGATCCCCGGTGATGGGATCGGTCCGGAAGTCAGTGATGCGGCTGTCCGCATCTTGGAAGCGGCGGACGCCGGAATCGACTGGGAGACCCAGCGCGCCGGGGTTGCGGCCCTCGAAGCGGGCGACGACGACGTCCTGCCCGAAGCGACGCGGGCCGCGATCCGCCGCCACGGTGTGGCGCTCAAGGGCCCCTGCACGACGCCCATCGGCGGCGGTTTCTCTTCGGTGAACGTCGCGCTCCGCCGCGAACTCGATCTCTACGCGGCGGTGCGCCCCGTACGAAACCTGCCCGGCGTCGAGAGCCGCTACGACGGCGTCGACCTCGTGATCGTTCGCGAGAACACCGAGGGCCTGTACTCGGGCATCGAGAACGTCATCACCGAGGGCGTCGTGACCTCGCTGAAGGTGGCGACCGAGAAGGGTTGCCAGCGAATTGCGCGCTTCTCTCTCGACTACGCGAGAGCCCGTGATCGAAGGCGCGTCACGGCGTTCCACAAAGCCAACATCATGAAGAAGAGCGACGGGCTCTTCCTCGACTGCGCGCGCGCCGTCTTCGAAGGCAGCGAGGTCGAGTACGACGAGCGCATCATCGACGCGGGCTGCATGCGACTCGTGCAGGACCCGGCCTCCTTCGACGTCGTGCTCTGCGAGAACCTCTACGGCGACATCGTGTCGGACCTCTGCGCCGGACTCGTCGGTGGGCTGGGCGTCACGCCCGGCGCGAACTTCGGCGACGCGGCGGCCGTGTTCGAAGCCGTCCACGGCTCGGCGCCGGACATCGCCGGCCAGGATCTCGCGAACCCCCTCGCCCTCGTGATGAGCGCGGTCATGATGCTCAACCATCTCAGCGAGCGAGACACCGAGCCGCGCTTCCGCAGCGTCGGGACGCGCATCCGCGATGCCTACGACGCCGCCCTGCGCGACGGACAGAAGACGCGCGACATCGGCGGGACGCTCGGCACCCGCGCCTTCGCGGACGCGGTGATCGAGCGACTCGCCGGCTGA
- a CDS encoding glycosyltransferase family 4 protein produces the protein MRVLCLTIGPEAEPSSRFRVYQYRAPLARLGIELDVRPRVDQRFFEVGYGLRAPSAATRLGLLGASLARRSVRRARDWWSAAGFDLVWLQKETLPTALLPTLARTGTPWVFDFDDAIYAPPPGDDGFGRGIRAIADRWRQRDTALAALLPRCARVFAGSAELEGWARRHTDRVSRVPTVVDAAAYPVRPVRDDQTLTLGWVGAPAGRAYLEPLRPVLRSLARRHDLRLVLRGVTDFSCPGVRVETRPWRSYANTDDEARDLAGIDIGLMPLPETPYTAGKCAFKAIQYMASGIPVVASPVGANADVVLEGVTGYLPADIAAWEPALERLIQSAPLRAQLGRAGRSHVLRHYALETQAPRVAQLLRGATGKRATSRYPRRALPVRREETHAR, from the coding sequence ATGCGTGTCCTCTGTCTCACCATCGGCCCGGAAGCCGAACCCTCGAGTCGTTTTCGCGTCTACCAGTACCGCGCGCCGCTGGCCCGTCTGGGGATCGAGCTCGACGTACGTCCGCGGGTCGACCAGCGCTTCTTCGAGGTCGGCTACGGATTGCGCGCACCGTCGGCCGCGACTCGGCTCGGCCTGTTGGGGGCGAGCCTGGCCCGCCGCAGCGTACGACGCGCCCGCGACTGGTGGTCGGCGGCAGGCTTCGACCTGGTGTGGCTCCAGAAGGAAACGCTCCCGACCGCCTTGCTCCCGACGCTTGCCCGCACCGGAACGCCCTGGGTCTTCGACTTCGACGACGCCATCTACGCGCCGCCGCCCGGCGACGACGGCTTCGGTCGCGGGATCCGCGCGATCGCCGATCGCTGGCGACAGCGTGACACGGCCCTGGCCGCGCTGCTTCCCCGCTGCGCGCGCGTCTTCGCCGGCTCGGCCGAGCTGGAAGGCTGGGCGCGTCGGCACACGGACCGCGTGAGTCGGGTCCCGACGGTGGTCGACGCCGCCGCGTATCCGGTGCGACCGGTCCGCGACGACCAGACCCTCACGCTGGGCTGGGTCGGTGCGCCGGCCGGGCGCGCCTACCTCGAACCGCTCCGCCCGGTGCTCCGGTCCCTCGCACGGCGTCACGATCTGCGTCTGGTGCTGCGCGGCGTGACTGACTTCTCATGCCCAGGCGTGCGCGTCGAGACCCGGCCATGGCGCAGCTACGCGAACACGGACGATGAAGCCCGCGACCTCGCCGGCATCGACATCGGTCTGATGCCGCTCCCCGAGACGCCCTACACCGCGGGCAAGTGCGCGTTCAAGGCCATCCAGTACATGGCGAGCGGCATTCCCGTCGTCGCCAGCCCGGTGGGTGCGAATGCCGACGTCGTCCTGGAGGGCGTCACCGGCTACCTCCCGGCGGACATCGCAGCCTGGGAACCGGCGCTGGAACGGCTGATCCAGAGCGCTCCCCTGCGTGCCCAGTTGGGACGCGCCGGGCGCAGTCACGTGCTGCGCCACTACGCACTCGAAACCCAGGCGCCGCGGGTCGCCCAACTCTTGCGCGGGGCCACCGGCAAGCGCGCAACGAGTCGGTACCCTCGCCGCGCCCTCCCAGTGCGCCGCGAGGAGACCCACGCCCGATGA
- a CDS encoding NTP transferase domain-containing protein: protein MPVPAIVTAGDRKASRAIYGESKAYLVIAGVPLVAQVVTTLQAVPEVSEVWVVGNLERLEAVLRDPAFARTLTKPLHLVPQFRNLYENGWETYRRALPGAPPEGRDPTVEDGPALFLSTDLPFATPHEISAFIQRSFEIDVDYSLGLVTEESMQAFYPEAPGKGGIHMAYFNLREGRFRQSNLHLIRPGRVANRFYVEEMYEHRYQREWGPILGLAWRLLRSERGGFAVVAYYGLMHLAGALDRRGWRRIADRVRRWIPLGRIEGGIEGLLRGGFRFVITEGGGCGVDIDNEHDFDVANERFESWQTAQRERVERIYGPLSLPSSTDGPASGDA from the coding sequence ATGCCCGTTCCCGCGATCGTCACGGCCGGTGACCGCAAGGCTTCCCGTGCGATCTACGGCGAGAGCAAGGCCTACCTGGTCATTGCCGGGGTGCCGCTGGTCGCCCAGGTGGTCACGACCCTGCAAGCCGTTCCCGAAGTGTCCGAGGTGTGGGTGGTGGGCAACCTCGAGCGCCTCGAAGCCGTCCTGCGCGATCCCGCTTTCGCCCGCACGCTCACGAAGCCGCTCCATCTCGTGCCCCAGTTCCGCAACCTCTATGAGAATGGGTGGGAGACCTACCGCCGCGCCTTGCCAGGCGCGCCTCCCGAGGGCCGCGATCCGACCGTCGAGGACGGGCCCGCACTCTTCCTCTCGACCGACCTGCCCTTCGCGACGCCCCACGAGATCTCGGCGTTCATCCAGCGCTCCTTCGAGATCGACGTCGACTACAGCCTCGGGCTCGTGACCGAGGAGTCGATGCAGGCCTTCTATCCGGAAGCGCCCGGCAAGGGCGGGATCCACATGGCGTACTTCAACCTGCGCGAGGGACGCTTCCGGCAGAGCAACCTGCACCTGATCCGACCGGGCCGCGTGGCGAACCGCTTCTACGTCGAAGAGATGTACGAGCATCGCTACCAGCGCGAATGGGGGCCGATCCTCGGGCTCGCCTGGCGGCTCTTACGCAGCGAACGCGGCGGCTTCGCAGTCGTCGCCTACTACGGCCTGATGCACCTCGCCGGTGCGCTCGATCGCCGGGGCTGGCGACGCATCGCCGATCGCGTGCGCCGTTGGATTCCGCTCGGCCGGATCGAGGGTGGAATCGAGGGCCTCTTGCGCGGCGGGTTCCGCTTCGTCATTACCGAGGGCGGAGGCTGCGGCGTGGACATCGACAACGAGCACGACTTCGACGTGGCGAACGAACGCTTCGAGAGCTGGCAGACCGCCCAGCGCGAGCGCGTCGAGCGCATCTACGGACCGCTCTCCCTGCCCTCCTCGACGGACGGCCCAGCGAGCGGCGACGCATGA